One region of Deltaproteobacteria bacterium genomic DNA includes:
- a CDS encoding response regulator produces the protein MLKTTKKRTYLFDLEERIRHLEEANRWTLDALDMVVSLGDFKNSINPPDQEPAVIFSAAMIQLKRLMPFQVLALYMIDEENSDFILTECEPEADSLMIEKEVEFQIAEGVFAWALYQNRAVTVPAKYFNHTLVFHPLVTRSQVIGMVVGILVNDELAVNNVLSNLLTIILFNTARALENAFLYKKINDTNRQLEYLVKKRTEDLQKALEAANVLNIAKSQFLANMSHEIRTPMNGVIGFTGLLFNTDLDEEQSKYVDTIKKSGEALLFLINDILDFSKGEAGQLKLENIDFDPEEVAYDVCDIIQPRIEGKPIVLVCRIGDSLPSSVKGDPYRFRQVLLNLMENAAKFTDAGEIELNLNGEDRQNHQVKIHVVVKDTGIGIPKNKLSSIFDSFQQVDCSSTRKYGGSGLGLSICKKLSQLMNGDVWAQSETGRGSVFHFTAWLDEPNFNKNKVYTSLIDKRVLIVGENKTNLQILSHMIESSCMRVMTTQKGEDVLPALHYAHDNNDSFDFCMLDIRLPDINKVVEMIRVARTGDIRLLVYGPIKERVVLEHELSGMISFIQTPVRKQKLIQTIEEKINDTRDSGKRNSLRNGKMIDRCRAAQGENSSLKILLAEDNIVNQNLVKIMLCKAGHHVELASNGREAIKKLSMTNNTFDLIFMDVQMPVMDGMAATKVIRSRGYGDIPIIALTAGAMEEDRVKCINAGMDDYLAKPVKLEVIKEIIDKWTVRKKHVSF, from the coding sequence ATGTTGAAGACTACAAAAAAAAGAACGTATCTGTTTGATTTAGAAGAACGGATAAGACATTTAGAGGAAGCGAATCGCTGGACATTGGATGCGCTGGATATGGTTGTATCCCTCGGAGATTTCAAGAACAGCATCAATCCTCCGGATCAAGAGCCTGCCGTCATTTTCAGTGCGGCCATGATTCAGCTGAAGCGCCTGATGCCGTTCCAGGTGCTCGCGCTCTATATGATTGATGAAGAAAATTCTGATTTTATTCTTACAGAGTGTGAACCGGAAGCAGATTCGCTCATGATTGAAAAAGAGGTGGAATTTCAAATTGCCGAAGGAGTTTTCGCCTGGGCATTGTACCAAAACCGGGCGGTTACAGTTCCGGCAAAATATTTCAATCATACGTTAGTATTTCACCCCCTAGTTACACGATCACAGGTAATAGGAATGGTGGTGGGTATTCTTGTAAATGATGAGCTTGCTGTCAACAATGTATTATCGAACCTCCTAACGATAATATTATTTAATACGGCACGGGCGCTCGAAAACGCCTTTCTGTATAAGAAAATAAATGACACGAACAGACAGCTTGAATATCTCGTAAAAAAACGTACAGAAGACCTGCAAAAGGCTCTGGAGGCGGCAAATGTACTGAATATCGCGAAAAGTCAATTTCTGGCGAACATGAGCCATGAAATCAGGACACCGATGAACGGGGTGATTGGCTTTACCGGTTTGTTGTTCAATACTGATCTCGATGAAGAGCAGAGTAAATATGTCGACACAATCAAAAAAAGCGGTGAGGCACTGCTCTTCCTTATCAATGACATTCTCGATTTCTCAAAAGGTGAGGCTGGACAGTTGAAACTTGAGAATATTGATTTTGATCCGGAGGAAGTAGCATATGATGTCTGCGATATTATCCAGCCCAGGATCGAAGGAAAGCCTATCGTTTTAGTGTGTCGCATAGGAGACAGCCTTCCTTCCTCTGTAAAGGGAGATCCATACAGATTTAGACAGGTTCTCTTGAATTTGATGGAGAATGCTGCGAAGTTCACTGACGCTGGTGAAATTGAACTAAACCTTAATGGAGAGGATAGACAGAACCATCAGGTGAAAATCCACGTAGTGGTCAAAGATACCGGTATCGGTATTCCGAAGAATAAGCTATCTTCAATTTTTGATTCATTTCAGCAGGTAGATTGTTCTTCTACTCGGAAGTATGGTGGGTCTGGACTCGGGCTGTCAATATGCAAAAAACTCTCGCAGTTGATGAATGGCGATGTATGGGCGCAAAGCGAGACAGGCAGGGGCAGTGTATTTCATTTCACGGCTTGGCTGGATGAGCCTAACTTTAATAAAAATAAAGTTTATACTTCTCTTATCGATAAAAGGGTTCTCATTGTTGGTGAGAATAAGACAAATCTTCAAATATTATCACACATGATTGAATCTTCCTGTATGCGCGTTATGACGACACAAAAAGGGGAAGATGTTTTGCCTGCTTTACACTATGCCCATGATAACAATGATTCCTTTGACTTTTGCATGCTGGATATACGATTACCGGATATAAATAAAGTTGTTGAAATGATCCGGGTAGCACGTACGGGAGATATTCGTTTGCTCGTATATGGCCCCATCAAGGAAAGAGTTGTCTTGGAACACGAATTATCGGGAATGATTTCATTCATTCAGACACCGGTTCGGAAGCAAAAGTTGATTCAGACCATAGAGGAAAAAATAAATGATACGAGAGACTCGGGAAAGAGAAATAGTCTGAGGAATGGAAAGATGATCGATCGATGCAGGGCTGCACAGGGAGAGAATTCCTCACTGAAAATACTTCTGGCTGAAGATAATATAGTCAATCAGAATTTGGTAAAAATTATGCTGTGCAAAGCAGGACATCATGTAGAACTGGCAAGTAATGGCCGTGAGGCAATTAAAAAGCTCAGCATGACAAATAACACATTTGATTTGATCTTCATGGATGTTCAAATGCCGGTGATGGATGGTATGGCAGCTACTAAAGTAATCAGAAGTAGAGGATATGGAGATATCCCAATAATTGCCTTGACGGCCGGTGCGATGGAGGAAGACCGTGTAAAGTGCATCAACGCTGGTATGGATGACTATCTTGCTAAACCGGTGAAGCTTGAAGTTATAAAGGAGATAATTGATAAATGGACGGTTCGAAAGAAACACGTATCATTCTGA
- a CDS encoding Hpt domain-containing protein codes for MDGSKETRIILKQMAENVGLEEDEYLSLLVLFIETSTSYLSELYSAMHDGDSKRVYETTHTIRGAAESLGIPEMSEIAKEIEMKARQNILEGAEEATERLAKELVYLTEVYH; via the coding sequence ATGGACGGTTCGAAAGAAACACGTATCATTCTGAAACAAATGGCGGAAAATGTCGGTTTGGAAGAGGATGAGTATTTATCGCTGTTAGTACTCTTTATTGAAACGAGCACTTCATATTTAAGTGAATTGTATTCTGCGATGCATGATGGGGATTCAAAACGAGTTTATGAAACAACCCATACCATAAGAGGTGCTGCCGAAAGCCTTGGCATACCGGAAATGTCTGAAATCGCGAAGGAGATCGAAATGAAGGCCCGTCAAAATATTCTGGAAGGAGCCGAAGAAGCTACTGAACGCTTGGCGAAAGAACTTGTTTATCTAACAGAAGTTTATCATTAG
- a CDS encoding response regulator, with product MSTMNIKWEQMLDTAEKRLSREKKVLVVDNNPVILSFMNNLLLKHDYQVSTAEDGLTVLKLLETCTPDIIIMDFIMPNINGEKLCRMIRKMPRMKDAYIIILSAVAAEHEINLTELGANACIAKGPFNKMSERVLATLDRIDLSRPCDFTNEVIGIEETYSRGVVLELLSVKRHLEIILSSISEGIFEITSEAKIVFANPTAISIVGITEEKLLALNVLDLFHEIDRMRVNNLIGNDAMITRNINGDSYRLINGKEVSLTILPIRDEENKTVVIMNDISDRKQLETELRQAHKIEAIGTLAGGIAHDFNNLLMGIQGYTSLILFDMNTNHPHYDKLKRIEEQVRSGAELTKQLLGFARGGRYEVRVADLNEIIDKTSTMFGRTKKEITVHRSLEENLWAVEIDRGQIEQVLLNLYVNAWQAMSSGGDLYLETANVTIDKEYVKPYSVKTGKYVKVSVTDTGVGMDGKTKERIFDPFFTTKEMGRGTGLGLASAYGIIKGHKGMINVYSERGHGTTFTIYFPASDKKVIKEEKVPVGIVKGDGTILLVDDEDVIIDVSKELLEVLGYRVYIARSGREAIEVYKDKGSEIDLVILDMIMPGLGGGETFDVLKSLNPDIRVILSSGYSINGKAKEIMERGCRTFIQKPFQMNDLSDRIRKVLD from the coding sequence ATGTCAACGATGAACATTAAGTGGGAACAGATGCTTGACACTGCTGAGAAGAGACTAAGTAGAGAAAAGAAGGTATTGGTTGTGGACAATAACCCCGTCATATTGAGCTTTATGAATAATCTCCTTTTAAAACATGATTATCAGGTGTCAACAGCAGAAGACGGGCTGACTGTTCTTAAGCTTTTGGAAACCTGCACACCGGATATCATAATTATGGATTTCATCATGCCAAATATTAACGGAGAGAAGCTGTGCCGGATGATACGTAAAATGCCGCGCATGAAAGATGCGTATATAATAATTCTTTCCGCTGTTGCTGCCGAGCATGAAATAAACTTGACTGAACTGGGAGCTAATGCCTGCATTGCCAAGGGTCCCTTTAATAAAATGTCTGAACGCGTTTTAGCAACTTTAGATAGAATAGATTTGTCTAGACCCTGTGATTTTACGAATGAAGTCATAGGTATTGAAGAGACCTATTCGCGGGGTGTTGTCCTGGAATTACTTTCTGTAAAAAGACATTTGGAAATTATTCTATCAAGTATATCTGAAGGTATCTTTGAAATAACCTCTGAAGCAAAGATCGTTTTTGCAAACCCGACTGCAATTTCTATTGTCGGGATAACTGAGGAAAAGCTCTTAGCTTTAAATGTCCTTGATCTATTTCATGAGATTGACCGCATGAGGGTGAACAATCTTATTGGAAATGACGCAATGATTACCCGAAACATAAATGGTGATTCATATCGACTTATAAACGGAAAAGAAGTTTCTCTTACTATTTTGCCGATTAGAGATGAAGAGAATAAAACCGTTGTTATAATGAATGACATTAGTGATCGGAAGCAACTAGAGACAGAGCTGAGGCAGGCTCATAAAATCGAGGCAATAGGTACCTTAGCCGGCGGTATTGCCCATGATTTCAACAATCTATTGATGGGCATTCAAGGGTACACATCCCTCATCCTCTTTGATATGAATACAAACCACCCCCATTACGATAAGCTTAAAAGAATCGAAGAGCAGGTAAGAAGTGGTGCGGAATTAACCAAGCAGCTTTTGGGATTTGCACGTGGTGGGCGATACGAGGTCAGGGTTGCCGACTTAAACGAGATCATTGATAAGACATCAACAATGTTTGGGAGGACAAAGAAGGAAATCACTGTTCACCGGTCGCTTGAAGAGAATCTCTGGGCGGTGGAGATTGATCGCGGGCAGATTGAGCAGGTGCTTTTAAATCTTTATGTGAATGCCTGGCAGGCCATGTCGAGTGGCGGGGATTTGTATCTGGAGACGGCCAATGTTACTATTGATAAGGAGTATGTGAAACCGTATTCCGTCAAGACGGGAAAATATGTCAAAGTTTCAGTGACGGACACAGGTGTAGGAATGGATGGGAAGACGAAAGAGCGGATATTTGATCCCTTTTTCACCACGAAGGAGATGGGGAGAGGTACAGGTCTGGGGCTTGCGTCTGCATATGGTATTATCAAGGGACATAAAGGTATGATCAATGTATACAGTGAGAGGGGCCACGGGACAACGTTCACTATCTATTTTCCTGCATCGGACAAGAAAGTGATAAAGGAGGAGAAAGTTCCTGTAGGTATTGTGAAAGGTGATGGAACTATTCTTCTTGTGGATGACGAAGATGTAATTATTGATGTGAGTAAGGAGCTTTTAGAGGTGTTGGGTTATCGGGTTTATATAGCAAGGAGCGGTCGTGAGGCCATAGAAGTATACAAAGATAAGGGGTCCGAGATTGATCTGGTTATTCTGGACATGATAATGCCGGGTTTGGGTGGTGGAGAGACGTTTGATGTTCTCAAGTCCTTAAATCCTGACATCAGGGTGATTCTATCCAGCGGGTACAGCATAAACGGCAAGGCAAAGGAGATCATGGAAAGGGGTTGCAGAACATTTATACAGAAACCGTTTCAGATGAATGACTTGTCTGATAGAATAAGAAAAGTATTGGATTAA
- the miaB gene encoding tRNA (N6-isopentenyl adenosine(37)-C2)-methylthiotransferase MiaB, whose amino-acid sequence MEKKSLFIRTFGCQMNVHDSEKIMALMETSGYESVDDIGKADLIIINTCSIREKAAQKVYSELGRLKKLKTIKPELIIGVGGCLAQQWGAKFIEKVPCLDLVFGTHNIHLLPELIAKIQKERTPVVHTEFHESVNSLGISVRAKNGKVSAYVTIMQGCNNFCSYCVVPNLRGREESRPLREIVDEVKVLADHGVKEVTLLGQNVNSYSGTTGNGHAFADLLQKMGEIEGIERIRFTTSHPKDLSDALVSCFSEVDKLCEHIHLPVQAGSDRILKMMNRRYTMTDYFDRVDKLRTACPHISITSDIIVGFPGETERDFQATIDMMEKIRFDNIFSFKYSEREGTAAAKLGDKVSICVKRDRLQLVQSLQERHTLSKNRNLIGNMEEILVESISKNSREDVAGRTRTNKIVNFRGYNDLIGKTVSVVITDAYLHSLRGVLTEEEVTQC is encoded by the coding sequence TTGGAGAAGAAGTCTCTCTTTATTCGTACGTTTGGTTGTCAGATGAATGTCCATGATTCCGAAAAGATCATGGCGTTGATGGAAACGTCGGGATATGAAAGTGTCGATGATATTGGGAAAGCTGACCTGATCATCATCAATACGTGCAGTATCAGAGAGAAGGCTGCTCAAAAAGTATATAGTGAACTCGGCAGATTAAAAAAATTAAAGACAATAAAGCCTGAACTCATTATCGGAGTGGGGGGGTGTCTTGCTCAGCAGTGGGGGGCAAAGTTCATTGAAAAAGTACCTTGTCTGGATCTGGTTTTCGGTACACATAACATACATCTTCTTCCTGAATTAATAGCAAAGATCCAAAAAGAAAGAACACCGGTCGTTCACACGGAATTTCACGAATCGGTTAATTCACTCGGTATTTCGGTACGAGCTAAAAATGGAAAAGTAAGTGCTTATGTAACGATAATGCAAGGGTGTAATAATTTTTGTTCCTACTGTGTTGTTCCCAATCTGCGGGGGCGCGAGGAGAGCAGACCACTTAGGGAAATTGTCGATGAAGTCAAAGTGCTTGCCGATCATGGTGTCAAAGAGGTAACCCTCCTCGGTCAGAATGTCAATTCATATAGCGGAACTACAGGTAATGGACATGCGTTTGCCGATTTGTTGCAAAAAATGGGAGAGATTGAAGGAATTGAGAGGATCAGATTTACCACCTCGCATCCTAAGGATCTCTCCGATGCATTGGTAAGTTGCTTTTCTGAGGTCGATAAATTATGTGAACATATTCATCTTCCGGTACAGGCGGGATCTGACCGGATACTCAAAATGATGAACAGGCGTTATACAATGACTGATTACTTTGATAGAGTGGATAAGCTCAGGACCGCGTGTCCACACATTAGTATAACTTCGGATATTATTGTAGGATTCCCCGGTGAAACGGAGAGGGATTTTCAGGCAACGATTGACATGATGGAGAAAATCAGGTTTGATAACATATTTTCCTTCAAGTACTCGGAACGTGAGGGGACCGCTGCGGCAAAACTTGGCGACAAGGTTAGTATATGTGTAAAGCGTGACAGGCTGCAATTGGTTCAGTCTCTTCAAGAGAGACATACTCTCTCGAAAAATAGAAACCTGATAGGCAACATGGAAGAGATTCTCGTTGAAAGTATAAGTAAAAACTCAAGAGAAGATGTGGCAGGAAGGACACGGACAAATAAAATTGTAAACTTCAGAGGGTATAATGACCTGATCGGCAAAACCGTTTCTGTCGTAATAACCGATGCATATCTCCATTCCCTGAGGGGTGTACTCACTGAAGAGGAGGTTACTCAATGTTAG
- a CDS encoding bifunctional nuclease family protein translates to MLVKMKVAGLTIDPLTNTPIVILKDLDEKKAIPIWIGLFEASAIATELEKISFSRPMTHDLIYEILKTVDVEVIKIEIHDLRNNTFFANIHLTKDDKTMVVDSRPSDAIALALRANAPIFVAEKVIEKSRNVDFGKKITELDNLKDEKLKEFLENLSPEDFGKYKM, encoded by the coding sequence ATGTTAGTTAAGATGAAAGTTGCCGGATTAACGATAGATCCGCTGACAAATACGCCTATCGTAATTTTAAAAGACCTCGATGAGAAAAAAGCTATCCCTATATGGATAGGCCTTTTCGAGGCCAGCGCTATTGCAACAGAGCTGGAAAAAATTTCTTTTTCCAGACCCATGACGCACGATCTAATATATGAAATTTTGAAGACCGTTGACGTTGAAGTCATCAAAATTGAGATTCACGATCTCAGAAACAACACTTTTTTTGCCAATATCCATTTAACTAAGGATGATAAAACAATGGTGGTTGATTCCAGGCCGAGTGATGCGATTGCATTAGCCTTGAGGGCCAATGCCCCGATATTTGTTGCTGAAAAGGTTATCGAAAAATCAAGGAATGTTGATTTTGGGAAGAAAATTACAGAGCTCGATAATTTAAAAGATGAAAAATTAAAGGAATTTCTGGAAAATCTTTCTCCCGAGGATTTTGGGAAGTATAAGATGTGA
- the xerC gene encoding tyrosine recombinase XerC: protein MEKEIEDFGIHMDVERNLSPNTRGNYLADVRQFKTFLDANNISAKKNDTDTLIDIDHMIIRAYLASLYREGLKKVTISRKVSALRTFFNYLQRKGKVKVNPAQMVQAPKIEKYIPAFLSVDEMSVLFNAKSRTDAIGLRDRAIVELFYSSGIRLSELVGLNMRDIDYNQGLMKIRGKGKKERIVPVGDQATGAVSLYLEKRHEIPCRNIENGSDEPIFISREGTRLSTRSVARILDKLVLSSGLDRKISPHTLRHTFATHMMEAGADLRAIQEFLGHESLSTTQRYTSVSVGRLLEVYDKAHPKARINKSVKREVYPTGENSLKVK, encoded by the coding sequence ATGGAAAAGGAAATCGAGGATTTCGGAATTCACATGGATGTTGAGAGGAACCTCTCGCCGAATACAAGGGGAAATTATCTCGCCGATGTGAGGCAGTTCAAAACATTCCTTGACGCTAATAACATATCTGCTAAAAAAAACGACACAGATACCCTTATTGATATAGACCATATGATAATCAGGGCATATTTGGCATCACTCTATCGTGAAGGGCTTAAGAAAGTTACCATATCAAGAAAAGTGTCCGCACTCAGGACTTTTTTTAATTATCTCCAACGTAAAGGAAAAGTGAAGGTTAACCCGGCCCAGATGGTTCAGGCGCCGAAGATAGAAAAATATATACCTGCATTCCTGTCTGTTGATGAAATGTCCGTACTGTTCAACGCAAAAAGCCGTACGGACGCTATTGGTTTAAGAGACAGAGCCATTGTAGAGTTATTTTATTCTTCGGGCATTCGTCTCAGCGAATTGGTGGGTCTGAACATGAGAGATATCGATTACAATCAAGGATTGATGAAGATCAGGGGAAAGGGAAAGAAAGAAAGAATAGTTCCTGTCGGCGACCAGGCCACCGGCGCCGTGAGCTTATATCTTGAAAAAAGGCACGAAATTCCGTGTAGAAATATTGAAAATGGTTCAGATGAGCCAATCTTTATCAGCAGGGAGGGGACCAGGCTAAGTACGAGGAGTGTAGCAAGAATCCTGGATAAATTGGTTCTTTCGAGCGGATTAGACAGAAAAATAAGTCCCCATACGCTGCGGCATACTTTTGCCACCCATATGATGGAAGCCGGTGCTGATCTGCGGGCCATTCAGGAGTTTCTTGGTCATGAAAGCCTCTCCACAACACAAAGATATACGTCTGTCAGTGTCGGCAGACTGCTGGAAGTCTATGATAAAGCTCATCCGAAGGCACGAATAAATAAGTCCGTGAAAAGGGAGGTTTATCCAACAGGGGAAAATTCTCTAAAGGTAAAATAA
- the hslV gene encoding ATP-dependent protease subunit HslV, translating into MKIRGTTILAVRHKGKVTVAGDGQVTIDVTVMKHGARKVRRLYNNQVIVGFAGATADAFTLFDRFDQKLEQYKGNLLRAAVELTKDWRTDRILRHLEALMIAVSKEHFLIISGNGDVIESDDDVMAIGSGGPYALAAARALVRYSDLTATEIAKEAVKIASEICIYTNDNITVEELDMHQETDDRKNKK; encoded by the coding sequence ATGAAAATAAGGGGAACTACCATATTAGCCGTAAGGCATAAGGGAAAGGTTACTGTTGCCGGGGATGGTCAGGTTACCATTGATGTAACGGTAATGAAACACGGCGCCAGAAAGGTTCGCAGGTTGTATAACAATCAGGTGATCGTTGGATTTGCGGGTGCAACTGCCGATGCGTTTACACTCTTTGACCGGTTTGATCAGAAGCTGGAGCAGTATAAAGGCAATCTATTGAGGGCGGCTGTTGAACTTACGAAGGACTGGAGAACCGACAGGATATTGAGACACCTGGAGGCATTAATGATTGCTGTCAGTAAGGAGCATTTTTTGATCATATCAGGAAACGGCGATGTTATTGAATCTGACGATGATGTGATGGCCATAGGGTCAGGGGGGCCGTATGCACTGGCGGCAGCGCGCGCTCTTGTCAGGTATTCGGATTTAACTGCAACAGAAATAGCAAAAGAAGCTGTGAAGATTGCATCAGAAATTTGCATTTATACGAATGACAACATTACTGTTGAGGAACTGGATATGCATCAAGAAACAGACGACAGGAAAAATAAGAAATAG
- the hslU gene encoding ATP-dependent protease ATPase subunit HslU yields MSSKQLTPREIVEQLDKYIIGQGDAKRAVAIALRNRWRRQNVAKDLGEEISPKNIIMIGPTGVGKTEIARRLAKLDNSPFLKIEASKFTEVGYVGRDVESMIRDLVELSVNMLKSEEQENVKPKSAEIAEERLLDILLPPKPVERKVEDLISDRHLELNEAEQAPQFDNTREKMRRLLREGKLDNRYVDLEISEVRSGPMIEIFTSSGIEDMGLNIKEMFGNIFPQKKKMRRVKVPEALEILEQEEAQRLVDMDKVTKAAIGRVEQSGIIFLDEIDKIVGSDSTHGPDVSREGVQRDLLPIVEGSTVNTRYGMVKTDHILFISAGAFSASKPSDLIPELQGRFPIRVELDSLGKEEFVRILTEPRNALIKQYIEMMSTEGVKLSFTEDAIAEIAEVAAVVNERTENIGARRLYTIMETLLDDISFNAPDMAGQDVVIDANYVKEKLDNIVEDEDLSRYIL; encoded by the coding sequence ATGTCGTCTAAGCAATTAACACCGAGAGAGATTGTGGAACAATTAGATAAGTATATCATTGGTCAGGGCGACGCCAAGAGGGCGGTTGCCATTGCACTGCGAAACCGGTGGAGGCGTCAGAATGTAGCGAAAGACCTTGGAGAAGAAATATCTCCCAAAAACATCATTATGATTGGACCAACAGGAGTAGGAAAGACGGAGATTGCCCGGCGACTGGCGAAGTTGGACAACTCTCCTTTTTTAAAGATAGAAGCATCTAAGTTCACAGAGGTAGGTTATGTCGGAAGAGATGTAGAATCCATGATTCGCGATCTTGTTGAACTGTCTGTAAACATGCTTAAATCGGAGGAACAGGAAAATGTAAAACCGAAATCGGCCGAGATTGCCGAAGAGAGGCTTCTTGATATTTTACTTCCCCCTAAACCCGTTGAGAGGAAGGTAGAAGATCTTATTTCAGACAGACATTTGGAACTGAACGAAGCCGAGCAAGCTCCGCAATTTGATAACACCCGTGAAAAAATGCGCAGGCTTCTCCGTGAAGGGAAACTTGATAATCGATATGTGGATTTAGAGATATCAGAAGTCAGAAGTGGTCCGATGATAGAGATATTTACATCTTCCGGTATCGAGGATATGGGATTGAATATCAAGGAAATGTTTGGAAATATTTTTCCGCAGAAGAAAAAAATGAGACGGGTAAAGGTTCCCGAGGCGCTGGAGATACTGGAGCAGGAAGAGGCCCAGAGACTTGTTGATATGGACAAGGTTACGAAAGCGGCCATTGGGAGAGTAGAACAATCAGGTATTATATTTCTTGATGAGATCGATAAGATTGTTGGAAGTGATTCGACTCATGGTCCGGATGTTTCAAGGGAGGGTGTTCAGAGGGATCTCCTGCCGATTGTAGAGGGCTCCACGGTCAACACGCGATATGGAATGGTCAAAACGGACCACATACTCTTTATCTCTGCGGGTGCATTCAGTGCCTCGAAACCGTCAGATCTGATCCCTGAGCTTCAGGGGCGGTTTCCTATCAGGGTTGAACTGGATTCCCTCGGGAAAGAGGAATTTGTAAGGATCCTGACGGAACCCCGTAATGCCCTTATTAAGCAGTATATCGAGATGATGTCAACAGAAGGGGTTAAACTATCTTTCACGGAAGATGCAATTGCAGAGATAGCCGAAGTGGCCGCAGTTGTAAACGAAAGAACAGAAAACATTGGAGCCAGGCGGCTCTATACCATTATGGAAACCCTTTTAGACGACATTTCCTTCAATGCACCTGATATGGCGGGACAGGATGTCGTCATTGATGCGAATTACGTAAAGGAGAAACTGGACAACATTGTCGAGGATGAGGACTTAAGCAGGTATATCCTTTAA
- the argB gene encoding acetylglutamate kinase, whose translation MGDVEKSIERAEILLEALPYIRRFYNKTIVIKYGGHAMVDKELKDLFARDVVMLKYIGIHPVVVHGGGPQIGDLLKKLGKDSQFVQGMRVTDGETMDIVEMVLVGKVNKEIVGLINQHGGKAVGLSGKDGNLIRAEKYYLTEEKAKDTPPEIIDIGLVGKVKNIHAELIVSLEKDGFIPVIAPTGMGDNGETYNINADIVAGEVAAALKAEKLVLLTDVEGVMDARGQLINTMNDRDVVNMIDTGVIRGGMYPKVKCCLKALNNGVKKTHIVDGRLKHAILLEIFTDMGIGTEIVL comes from the coding sequence ATGGGTGATGTAGAAAAATCCATTGAACGGGCCGAAATCCTTCTGGAAGCGCTTCCATACATACGCCGGTTCTATAACAAAACCATTGTTATCAAATATGGCGGACATGCCATGGTTGATAAGGAGTTGAAGGATTTATTCGCCAGAGATGTAGTTATGCTGAAGTATATAGGTATTCACCCCGTGGTGGTGCATGGAGGCGGCCCTCAGATCGGGGATTTATTGAAGAAACTGGGTAAGGACTCTCAGTTTGTCCAGGGTATGCGGGTGACTGACGGAGAGACGATGGATATTGTAGAGATGGTTCTTGTAGGTAAGGTGAATAAGGAAATTGTCGGTCTCATAAATCAGCATGGCGGCAAGGCAGTGGGTCTGAGCGGAAAGGACGGAAATCTGATCCGGGCAGAAAAATATTATTTGACTGAAGAAAAGGCAAAGGATACGCCTCCCGAAATTATCGACATAGGTCTGGTTGGGAAGGTCAAGAATATCCATGCAGAATTGATTGTATCACTTGAAAAAGATGGTTTTATTCCCGTTATCGCTCCTACCGGTATGGGAGATAATGGTGAAACGTATAATATAAATGCCGATATTGTAGCCGGTGAAGTTGCGGCTGCCCTCAAGGCGGAAAAACTGGTCTTATTGACTGATGTAGAAGGTGTTATGGATGCGAGAGGACAACTGATCAATACTATGAATGACCGGGACGTAGTCAACATGATAGATACGGGGGTTATAAGAGGTGGCATGTATCCTAAGGTCAAATGTTGCCTTAAAGCCCTTAATAACGGAGTCAAAAAAACCCATATTGTCGACGGGCGATTGAAGCATGCAATACTTCTTGAGATTTTCACCGATATGGGCATAGGAACAGAAATAGTATTATAA